One window of the Prionailurus bengalensis isolate Pbe53 chromosome E1, Fcat_Pben_1.1_paternal_pri, whole genome shotgun sequence genome contains the following:
- the KRT12 gene encoding keratin, type I cytoskeletal 12, with translation MSLSVRTSGLSRRPSSQSGTSGRARGTSASIVGSGYGGSTFGFGDSYGGGFSSASMFGSSSGFGGGSGISFAGGLGSAYGGALGGGSGALGGGFGSLGSGFGGLGGGFGGLGIGFGGSPGGGPGGVLSGNDGGLLSGSEKETMQNLNDRLASYLDKVRALEEANTELENKIREWYETRGSGTGDPGSQSDYSKYYPLIEDLRNKIISATIGNAQLILQIDNARLAAEDFRMKYENELALRVSVEADTNGLRRVLDELTLARADLEMQIENLKEELAYLKKNHEEELQTFLAGGPGQVSVEMDAAPGLDLTRLLNDMRAQYEAIAEQNRKDAEAWFVEKSGELRKEISINTEQLQSSKSEVTDLRRAVQNLEIELQSQLATKKSLEDSLAEVEGDYCGQLSQVQQLIGSLEEQLLQVRADAERQNADHQRLLNAKARLELEIETYRRLLDGEAQGDGFDESLYVTDSKSQTQSIDSSKDPTKSRKIKTIVQEVVNGEVVSSQVQEELI, from the exons ATGTCCCTCTCAGTGCGCACCTCTGGGCTCTCCCGGCGGCCATCTTCCCAGAGTGGGACATCGGGCAGAGCCAGGGGCACGTCCGCTTCCATCGTTGGAAGTGGCTATGGGGGGAGCACCTTTGGCTTTGGAGACAGCTATGGGGGaggcttttcttctgcttccatgTTTGGTTCTAGTTCTGGCTTTGGTGGTGGCTCTGGAATTTCCTTTGCAGGAGGACTGGGCAGTGCTTATGGGGGAGCCCTGGGAGGTGGTTCTGGAGCCCTGGGAGGTGGCTTTGGAAGCCTAGGAAGTGGCTTTGGAGGCCTGGGAGGTGGCTTTGGAGGCCTGGGAATTGGATTTGGAGGAAGCCCCGGAGGTGGCCCTGGAGGCGTTCTCTCTGGCAATGATGGAGGCCTTCTTTCTGgatcagaaaaggaaaccatgcAAAATCTTAATGACAGATTGGCCTCCTACCTGGATAAGGTTCGAGCTCTAGAAGAGGCTAATACTGAGCTAGAAAACAAAATTCGAGAATGGTATGAAACACGAGGATCTGGGACTGGAGACCCCGGGTCGCAGAGTGATTACAGTAAATATTATCCATTGATCGAAGACCTCAGGAATAAG ATCATTTCTGCCACCATTGGAAATGCCCAGCTCATCCTGCAGATTGACAACGCGAGACTGGCTGCCGAAGACTTCAGAATGAA GTATGAGAACGAGCTGGCCCTGCGGGTGAGTGTGGAGGCCGACACCAACGGCCTGCGCAGGGTGCTGGACGAGCTGACCCTGGCCAGGGCCGACCTGGAGATGCAGATCGAGAACCTCAAGGAGGAGCTGGCCTACCTGAAGAAGAATCATGAAGAG GAGCTCCAAACCTTCCTGGCAGGCGGCCCGGGGCAGGTCAGCGTGGAAATGGACGCTGCTCCGGGGCTGGACCTCACCAGGCTCCTCAACGACATGAGGGCGCAGTACGAAGCCATCGCTGAGCAGAATCGTAAGGACGCGGAGGCCTGGTTCGTTGAAAAG AGCGGGGAGCTAAGGAAGGAGATCAGCATCAACACGGAGCAGCTTCAGTCCAGCAAGAGCGAGGTCACCGACCTGAGGCGCGCAGTTCAAAACCTGGAGATCGAGCTCCAGTCCCAGCTGGCCACG AAGAAATCCCTGGAGGACTCGCTGGCGGAAGTGGAGGGCGACTACTGCGGCCAGCTGTCGCAGGTGCAGCAGCTCATCGGCAGCCTGGAGGAGCAGCTGCTCCAGGTGCGCGCCGACGCCGAGCGCCAGAACGCCGACCACCAGCGGCTGCTGAACGCCAAGGCCCGCCTGGAACTGGAGATCGAGACCTACCGCCGCCTGCTGGACGGCGAGGCCCAAGG TGACGGTTTTGATGAAAGTTTATATGTGACAGACTCCAAATCTCAAACACAGTCGATTGATTCCTCTAAAG atCCAACCAAATCCCGGAAAATCAAGACAATTGTGCAGGAAGTGGTGAATGGTGAAGTGGTCTCATCTCAAGTTCAGGAAGAactaatataa
- the KRT20 gene encoding keratin, type I cytoskeletal 20 gives MEFTGRSFHRSLSSSLQGPALSMRGSMYGKGGMQHFGVAPSVYGGAGGQGIRISTSRPMVGYGSDLTRGDVFAGNDKMTMQNLNDRLASYLEKVHSLEQSNSKLELLIKQWYETNTPGIRDDSAYYQQIKELQNQIKSVQLQNFHCVLQIDNAKLAAEDLRLKYEAERETRLTVESDIQGLNKVSADLSLSRTDLEIQIKELTKDLDLLKKEHQEEVDSLRRHLGDTVCVEVDAAPGLELGTIMNELRQKYETIVQENLQKAKEQFETQTQLLQQQVTGSTQEIKDNEAQVKELRHTYRNLEIELQSHLSMKESLERTLEETRARYGSQLATIQALLNSIEAQMTQIWSDTERQNKEYNILLDIKTRLEQEIATYRRLLEGEDVTQTNTTIEHLPSTLEEKDVKRKRKIKTIVEEVVDGKVVSCETKEMEEDV, from the exons TGGCACCCAGCGTCTATGGGGGGGCTGGAGGCCAGGGCATCCGCATCTCGACCTCCAGACCCATGGTGGGCTATGGGAGTGATCTCACCAGAGGAGACGTGTTTGCTGGCAATGATAAGATGACCATGCAGAACCTAAACGACCGCCTAGCAAGCTACCTGGAGAAAGTACACTCCCTGGAGCAGTCCAACTCCAAACTCGAACTGCTCATCAAGCAGTGGTATGAAACAAACACACCCGGCATCAGGGACGACAGTGCATATTACCAACAAATAAAAGAGCTGCAAAACCAG ATTAAAAGTGTACAACTGCAAAATTTTCACTGTGTCCTGCAAATTGATAATGCCAAACTAGCTGCTGAGGACCTCAGGCTGAA GTATGAGGCTGAGAGGGAGACGCGCCTGACAGTGGAGAGTGATATCCAAGGCCTGAATAAGGTCTCGGCTGATCTATCCCTAAGTAGAACAGACTTGGAGATTCAAATTAAAGAACTGACTAAAGACCTGGATCTCCTCAAAAAAGAACATCAGGAG GAAGTAGACAGCCTACGCAGACATCTGGGCGATACCGTATGTGTAGAAGTGGATGCTGCTCCAGGCCTGGAGCTTGGCACCATCATGAATGAATTGAGGCAGAAGTACGAAACAATAGTCCAGGAGAACCTTCAGAAGGCCAAGGAACAGTTTGAGACACAG ACTCAACTTCTGCAGCAACAAGTCACAGGGAGCACTCAAGAGATCAAAGACAATGAGGCTCAAGTAAAGGAGCTGAGACACACCTACCGGAACCTAGAGATCGAACTCCAGTCCCACCTCAGTATG AAAGAATCTTTGGAGCGAACATTAGAGGAGACCAGAGCTCGTTATGGTAGCCAATTGGCCACCATCCAGGCACTGCTGAACTCCATAGAAGCCCAAATGACACAGATTTGGAGTGATACAGAACGCCAGAACAAGGAGTACAATATCCTCCTTGACATAAAGACCCGGCTTGAGCAGGAAATTGCTACTTACCGCCGCCTTCTGGAAGGAGAAGATGTCAC aCAGACAAACACAACTATAGAGCATCTGCCGAGCACCCTGGAGGAGAAAG atgtgaagagaaaaaggaagattaaGACGATTGTGGAAGAAGTGGTGGACGGCAAGGTTGTGTCGTGTGAAACCAAAGAGATGGAAGAAGATGTGTAA